Within the Bradyrhizobium cosmicum genome, the region ACCACGCCGGAATCCGGCTTTTGCGGCTCCGAGGTCGGAGAAATATCGACGAGGTGCACCACCGGCTTGCCCTCGCTGTACATCCACGCGCCCGGGAAGGCGAAATCGGGCCGGGCGCCTTTTTCGAGGCCCAGCACGTCCTCGTAGAAGCGCACCGTCTCGGCCAGATGCCGGGTGCGGATGTTGAAATGATCGAGGATGCCGACACTTGTGCCGCCCATGCTTTCGCTCCCTTTTCTTGAAGTCCTTGGCTCCGCATCCTAGCACAGGAGGCCGCCAAACGAAGCCGTTGCCCTCCGGCCTCAAGGGTTTATGGTGCGCCCGATCCGTCTTTCGGCGGAACCTCGAGAACGCCGGCTGGCGCCCCTCGCCCGGCTGCAACCGTAAAACTCAAGCTACGGACAAGGTACCACACATGGCTAAAGTCGCTTTCCTCGGTCTCGGCGTGATGGGCTTCCCCATGGCCGGACACCTCGTGAAAAAAGGGGGCCATGAGGTCACCGTCTACAACCGCACCGCGGCCAAGGCGAAGGAATGGGCGGACAAGTTCGGCGGCAAGACCGCGGCGACCCCGAAGGCCGCCGCCGAAGGCCAGGATTTCGTGATGTGCTGCGTCGGCAACGACAACGACCTGCGCTCGGTCACGATCGGCGCCGACGGCGCGTTCGCCGGCATGAAGAAGGGCGCGACGTTCGTCGACCACACCACCGCCTCCGCCGAAGTCGCGCGCGAACTGGACGCGGCCGCAACCAAGGCCGGCTTCAAGTTCATCGATGCCCCGGTCTCCGGCGGCCAGGCCGGCGCCGAGAACGGCGTGCTGACGGTGATGTGCGGCGGCGCGCAGGACGTTTACGCCGGCGCCGAGCCGATCATCACGGGTGCCTATGCGCGGATGTGCAAACTGCTCGGACCCGCCGGCTCCGGTCAGCTGACCAAGATGGTCAACCAGATCTGCATCGCAGGCCTCGTGCAGGGCCTCTCCGAGGGTGTCCATTTCGCCAAGAAGAGCGGCCTCGACGTCGCGGCCGTGATCGAAACCATCTCCAAGGGCGCGGCGCAGTCCTGGCAGATGGAGAACCGCT harbors:
- a CDS encoding VOC family protein; translation: MGGTSVGILDHFNIRTRHLAETVRFYEDVLGLEKGARPDFAFPGAWMYSEGKPVVHLVDISPTSEPQKPDSGVVHHVAFVSRGFDGMKQRLTSKGMKFDARQVPGGELWQIFVYDPNGVMIELNYEAALEQGAAPVEMAGDIGRQ
- a CDS encoding NAD(P)-dependent oxidoreductase, with the translated sequence MAKVAFLGLGVMGFPMAGHLVKKGGHEVTVYNRTAAKAKEWADKFGGKTAATPKAAAEGQDFVMCCVGNDNDLRSVTIGADGAFAGMKKGATFVDHTTASAEVARELDAAATKAGFKFIDAPVSGGQAGAENGVLTVMCGGAQDVYAGAEPIITGAYARMCKLLGPAGSGQLTKMVNQICIAGLVQGLSEGVHFAKKSGLDVAAVIETISKGAAQSWQMENRYKTMNEDKYDFGFAVEWMRKDLSIALAEARRNGANLPVTALVDQFYSEVEKMGGKRWDTSSLLARLNR